The nucleotide sequence CAAACGACACCTGTAATGTGATCCAAATGCACAACGATATTGGTCAAGATGATCAACGTATATCCTTAATTGTACACTTTTCTTATAGCGATCCAGATTTAGCAAATTACTGTATCAAATTTGATAACAAATCTTAATCATGCTTCAGATATCACAAGTCACTAAGAGGTATCCAACTTACAATTTCAGTTTCCTTCTTTTCAGTGGGATCTCTTAACTCTGCTTCAAGCACCTCAATGGCACTCCTAGAATGAAGAAAGAGAAAGCATTATGTATAGTTTAATGTCCGCTGATATATACATGACCTTCGTATTTTTCAACTAAATGAAAGATAGCTCCTTGTAGAATTATTCTCAATCACAGGAGCAAAGAAGTGAATATTGCCAGCAAAATTGAATCTGAAAGAATAGATCAGAATCACGACACAGCTTTTCCATTGTGGACTAAGAATGGTAAACATCTATTGGATTGTAAACTTTCCGAGGAAAGCAAGTTGTAGATAGTAACTGGTGGAATGAAGCAATTCTTTTCAATCGTTAGTAACGAATTAATAAAGGTGAAAAGACTAGACACTGCATAGATTGCAACTCAAAAAAGGATAACGATCAATGTCCCAAATTATCTTTATCAGCAATGAAAGAGAAACTAAGTAGATTCATCTCTGGAGGAGAAAAGTATGTTTGCTGGTTGGAAGACACATGAGATAGCGATTTAGAAAAGGCCAGATGACTAAGGAGACTAAGCGCATCTGAGATGATCTAAGCAGCTAATGAACTAACCTTGACGTAAAGCTTCAAGGCATGCTATTCATTTAGAGAAAGAGAATCAGAAAGTACACTTCATTCTTTTACCAATTGGCATACAAGAAAATCTTACGGTTTTTAACCAATTTTTGCTTTATACAATCCGACCAACTTATGACTGATAAGGGGGGTGCACTTATTAGTATCATGAAACTTCACAGTCCAACTACAGAGGATAACAGACCAAAAAACACAGCAAAAGGGCAGAAGAATTAATCTTGTGCTCTGATATCAAGTTTGAACCAAGCCTATCATGACAAAAGATAGACAATAAAGCAAATCACAAATAAACATTGAAACAAactatatgcatcatgaataatCGCACCATATACCTGCAAATATCAAATGCTCTTCTAATATCTCCAGATGCTGCTGCTACTTTctgcaaagaaaataaaaattttaggtcaTGCACTAGATGCACTTTTCTCATCCTGCCTTGCAGATTCTGAGCTTGGACACAGTGCATAAAAGTAGGCCAAATTCATTTTTTTAAAGAAGACAGCATAATTGCATTCTTCTGTTTGTTCATCATTCAAGCAAGAACAAATTGATTCTTAAGTCTAGACCATGTTGATGCAGTTCAAGGAAGGAACATATTTGTAAGGATTGAAACCAAGTCTATTAACCTCATTTATTCAACATAAAGAAACAGAAaatgtattaaaaaaaaataatgaagctAAAAATAAGTTTAACTCACTCTTGCACAAAATTCTAGTGCTGCAGATTGGAAGACATCACACCCAAGAACCTACATAGAGTGATATGAAAAagaattgaaaatcaatatgctaATAGAAGAACTCCAACTAATAGAGACAAGGCAAACTATGTAGCAAATAGAGGACAAATGAAAACAGACAAGAAGAATCACCATAAGTCTCTGCTGAAGAATCTTGAGTATCTGATCTTTAGAATAAGCACGGAAAGTGATGACAACAGGCTTGCCTAGCAACAATATAATAAAAGATTTAGAATCATTTTAGTTTCACTTGCGTAATGCCCTATAATGAGAATCTTTTATGAACAAAAGACAATCATCATAGTCGATATGGAAATGTTTTCCGAATAGTCAAAGTTCAAAGGAcatcacaagagagagagagagagaaggaagaaaaacTGTAAAATTAGCATCCTCACAGTTTAATGATTCAAGTTTTGGTAGAAAGCGATCTGCCAAGTCTATTGCATTTGCTATGCCTGCAGAGAACAAGTTTGGCAACTAAAGTCACTAAAATGCTATTTTTCAATCTCAAAACCTACTACTGTGAAGAGAACTATACCTATAAGTATGCATCGAGAGAAAGGTAAAGTTGTAAGCATGAAAAGATCATGAAGAACAGAGCTATCTTTAGTTATAAGATAATCCATCTCATCAGCGACTATCAACCTGTAAAACTAGAAATTGTGTAAAAATGAGCTCAGCATGGTAAAAGAGGGAGAAAGGAAGTTCATATAACCAGAACAATTATATTGTGATATCTACAAAACATGACACATGACATGAAGGGTCAAATTTAGTGTTTCTTACATCATTCTTCCAGATGATTGCcctttttgagaaaatatcttcTGGAGATGCTGGAGAGGTGAGAAATTTTTTATCTTGCTGGTTGGTCTGAACTTCACAAGCATCTGTAATTATCATTGAAATATTGCAATATAAATGAAATGATTGCATAATTCTATGGCCAGGTCATACAATACTTTATGTCTGGTGCTGTACCTTGCTGAAAATTTCAGTCGTGCTAGTTAGAGAAGTGCAGTTAATGGTCAAAATATCTGGTGACTGAATTCCCTCCTGTCAATTTGATCAGAAAGTAAAAGAATAAGACTGAGAGGACTTGCTTTGAAGATAAATCCAGATTAGGCAAATGGCGTAACAAAGATAGTTTAAGTCATCAACAATACAGAAGAAGCTCCAAACTCTGCAGCAACATTTTATGACATTTAACTTATGAGGAGACTGGTAAATTCCATTGGCAATCAGGCCCACCCTACATAGTTGAAGATGTCACTTGTTGAAAGCACTACGTATACAACAATATGTTAGGATGTGATGTGGACAGAAGTTAGTTCAACTGATTAGTGGAAAGTGTCAGCAAGATTGATTTTATAATATAAACaataaaatattacaagttaCTCATGATTCGTTTTAATCCTTTGTCAACAATATATCCCATTAGATCAAAGTACAATTTGCAGTAACAGGTAACAAAACCAACTTCTATGTAATCACAAACTCATAATACCCTTCATAGACATCAGGATTAGCAAGATTTGTGTTCCTCCTTGCTCTATATAATGGACAAATACAACCAACAGCACAAAATTCATGCTTCACATCTGAAGTTAATGAAGTTCCTGCAACTCTTCATTGTGCAGCCTATGACACATCAATGACTTATTACAACAAtctaatccaaaaaaaaaaaatcagaacttaTAATTTGGCATACACAATATGGTTTAAGGAAAATCCAAGTGCCTTCAAAAGTAGGAATAAAGTTTTTGCTTGCTCAGTGTACACGAAACCACCAAACTCAGGTATAAAAGAATAAGCAGCAGTACCTCTTTAGACCACACAAGCAGATGCTCTTGCACCTTGCCAATTGACAATGTTTTTCCAGTTCCTGGACATCCGCATACATAAAGGCTGCCAGCTTTACTTTGTTGAATGCAGGCTTTGCAAAAATCAATGACCCTTTTCTGCTCCACTTCACGGCAGACCACATTGGCTGGTGGTGTTGCCAAATGCAGTGCTTGCTTTGCTGCTTGCATCTGCGCAGGGTCTGCAAATGATCGATCACATGCCACATCTCAGAATTCAGATGCTAGTCAACAGAAGGAACGAGATGCGAAGATCACAGTATTATAAAAAAAAGGTGAATTAATTAAAAGAAATGTATCAACGCAAAATCACCAACGTAATTACTACGAATCTGATTACAAGGAATCACAGATGTCTGTTTAGATCAATTGCCCATAGATTCTCTAAGAAAGATGATCGCATGATACAACGGTTAAGGTAAATTTTCTGAAAAATTATAGAAAATAATTGTATAACTTACCTCTCGGATTCCACTTTGGCTTCTGGTTAGAAGGACCAAAGAGTCTTTTCCTGGGTGATTTAGGCGAACCTAATTGCTTTCCGTTGGCAAGAGACCCGTTGTGCTGCAGAAGCACCAGTTCGGGAACATGTGATCGCGTGGTGAGAAGCCATCGACCACTAAATAAGGAATTAATTTGAATCTaaacattgaaagaccgactcgCTCACTTTTCCTATGCAGTTTTCTTCTCGATCACCGTTGCATCTGCGCGGGGATCTCCGTTTAGCCGGCTGCTGATCCTTGATCGGGCTCTCGCTGGCGCAATCAGATCTCGACCGTTTCCTGCTCGGTGTAGAGTCCGCCCTCGTCTTCGTCTCTCCTGGGACCTTGGCAGCTGGGGATCCACCGAGAGATGCGGGGCTTCGGTTCATGGTCATCGTAGGGCGCGTAGCGGAAGCAGTTGGCTGAAGAACAGAAGACGGCAACTCCAGATCTGCTTCTGCCTTCCTGATCGATCCAATGGGAAAGGGAAGAGGAGCTGAGGAGATGAAAAAGATTAGGGTTCTCGTCGTTTGCGCGGGAAATGGATGGAGCAGTCCTGTTTCTCCCGCCATGAACGCTTCGTTTTTGTGGCGGGACCGCAAGGGTGTAAACGGGTCGGATACTTTCTGATAACACCGTCAAATCCGGCCCGGAGATGGGGGAGGGGGAACTCATCCGTTGATGTTGGTTTGAGATCAGCCGTTGGGTCTCATCTAACGGCAGAAAACGCATCAAGTATGGCCATCCAAATGATACATGAAATGTAATATAGAGTCGGATCATGTCGTTACCGGATCGGATCGCCCTCCAACCCGGTCATGAGTCGGACGCATTCGAGACATCGCATCTGGCCCCTAAATTAAGGATAGGAACATAATTAAAATAGGCATAATAAATCCAAACGAACGAAATAATGTATCCAAATTATGAGCATATGATATTAATAAATGTGCAGAGAACCAAGAAAACTATTTTTAAGCGGATAAATAGTGGTTTTGCATTTGCATACATTTTGAAGTGGAAAATTATAATCTTCATCGTAGTTGTTATCATGTTTTTAACTCACCggaatttcttttttcttttcccctAAATTGCATGTATAGTGAAAtcttttttagtattttaatcaATCATTTCATATATtgaaaatgaaaagaattttttgtaATAAGTATAGAATCACGATGGGATGGAAAGAAGTTTACTCGAGTATATAAAAGATTTATGTCTTATATACTACGTAGACAACTTTATGTCGAGTGCATTCGATGAGATCCTCGAATGATTAAGTCGGGTTAGGTTTATTTGtgagtaaaaaataatttaatttagttaatttaaaattaaaatatagaaagataatttaatataatatttgtttTATAATCATCATTAATTACATAATATCAAATACCTTTATGATaaacattttttttatatgtCAAGTTCGAGTGTTCATATTGTCAATTTTTGATTGGATACTGTGTATTGAATAATTGTTATTTActtttttattgtattttcaggTTATGACTTTTATGTGCCTAACATAACGACGGTTGTTACTTATATACAAATGTTTGGAAGGCCCCATCGGATACTTGGATACTAATATTTGGGCAAATACATTATTCACGAGATGTTTTACTTAATTATAATATATCGAATATTATAATCTATTATGATTGAGAAAATGTTTCATCTGGTTAAGATGGAGATACCTAATCATATTTGACATTTATATGTGAAAGTGATCAAGAAATCATTATTTATATtgaaaaagatattttataaattatttataacgaAAAAGATATTTATAAATTTTCTTCTCATCATTAATGACGATAAGTTTTCTCTTGAAAGACAATCGTAAACTTTTCCTCTCATCATTGATGGTGAGAACGATAATTGCAAGCCATGGTCGAAACACTTAACCTGTTTCCTCGTCCGACGATAAGGGGGAGTGTTATCTATGTAATGCATCGATCAACCGAGATCAAAACCCCAATCTTGACTTGGACCTACGAAAAAAAATAGCTCATTCTAACCCTTTGGTTGGAAGGGGATCTGCCAACTTTGAAGCCCTCGTAAGTGACCAAGTAGTAGCCACTTTTTCTCttacataataaaaataaatcacaaaaaattTGCAGGTCGAAGTAATATTGGCATGCCAGCATTTCTCAATGAACACTATTAGATAGTGCTATGAGTTTGGCACCATATGAGAATGAGATATCTTCCATCACTATAGGCAAGACATCATCATTGAGGGGAAGATGCAGTCTTGTTTTGAGGGCATCACGAAATAAGCAAAGAGACCTCGATGTGAGATCGAATAGACGTTAATTGGGTCGGGGGACTTGCAAGTCGAACTCGATTGAGATAGAATAGTTAGCTCGCAGGTGATCCAGAAGTGGTGCACTCACCACTAAATCACAGTTATGCGAGTTTTTCATAGACTCTAAGTCCCGAAGAACTTTCGGGTTCATAAGAACTACCACTCTTGAGAAAAAGGAGGTCAGGACTTTCTCTACCCTTTAGTTGTCCAAAGATTAAGTGTAAACCTCGATCGTCTAATAGTTGATAGATTAAGAGGAACTTATACAAGAAAATAGAGACATCTCGACCCGAGGAAATTTAGAtgcaaaataatagaagataaaattgTTGTCAAACTAATGTCGAGACTACAAGTGACTTAAAAACCAACTCACGTTTCAGGGAATCGGAACGGAGCAAATAAGATTTTTAAGGAGGCCCTGGAGGCACAAATGGAGGAATGAACCTCACCAATAAGATGAAGAAGGATTTATAGAGAGGAAGCCAACCTATTTCCTCTCATGATTGAGACAAGTGTCCCATCGGGACACTTCTTAAGAGACATCGATGACTTAAGGATTCAAAAAGCATTGAAGAACGGATTCAAAATATGCTAGACGAAGGATTCGAAAAGTGCTAGATAAGAGATTTGAAACATACTAGACAAAAGATTCAAAATGTGCTATATGGGCTTATGAGGTATAAAAATCCACTATGGCAAAGGCATAAGGCCAAATGCGCTTGAGACGCGTGAAGAAAAATCTACCACGACGGAGGTATAAGGTTAAAAGTGCTTGAGACACATGAGTTAGGAAAAGCCAACACACGTGAAGATAAATCCACTGTGATAGAGGTGCAAGACCAAATGCGCTCGAGACGCTTGAGTTGAGAAAAACCCAAcccatataaaaaaataatcggCCGTGGTGAAGGCATAAGGCAAAATACGCTTAAGATGTATGAGTCAGAAAAACCCTACCTACgtaaaaaaaatctatcatggTGGAGGCACAAAGCTAACCGTGCCCTAGACGTATGAGTCAAGAAGTCTCGACCAGTACGAAAAAAAATTTGTCATAGTAGAAACAAGGTAAAACGTGTCCGAGGCACATGTGTCGGAACAACCTGGCCCATGAGAGCAAATTTCAAACACTCATATGCCTGGAAGTATGCTTTTGTTAGGGGGGATAAATAATAGGAGATATGACTAATCATCTAATATATCATTGCCACGTAATGCTTAAAGAGGAAAGAGAAGGCAAAATTTTATTCTTGTAGATGATGAGAAAGACATTCGAAGCTTCATTCGTACCCTTTATACTCATATATAAAAACTCAtcttttaatacaaagaaatatatgatttttttattattcctaTTTATACTTGTATACGACGAATTATTAGTTAGTGTGTCGGACGGATTAGATCAGAAAACTTCTACCGATCTCAATCTTAATGCAAGTGACATCTAAGGAACTTGACATCaatgaatataaatttaaattatgtcTAGTTAATTAAGACATTAATGATATTTTTCCTGAATACATTGTACACGATAGATTGTTTACAATACTATGATGATTTGTAACTCTCTCGTAGACAGCCGACCTGCTCCTTCGACTTGCAAAAACATGAGAGGGGCACCGAAGGGTGATGACACTGAGAGATGGATTTAGGCTTATTTTCCAtggttctttttcttctctccccCTGTCCTCTCCCCGTGGCGGTCTACACCCTTTAATGCTACTATCTTGGTGCGTCCTTCCAGGATACATTGTACCATGGCATGTTTTCGGAGGACGTCACTTTCCTTGCTCGGATGTGGGTTGCACCATTTTGATCGCAATGCTAACGTTTTCTGGATTAACATTTTGCATTCGTGTATAGAAAAAATGTGAAATATAATTATTCTCAGATGTTCAATAACAAAGTCAATTTGTAGGTCTAACCTTGGAATCTGCTGCCGTAAGGAAGGCACAATAAATTCCATCGCGAGGAGTAAGTGAGAACTgcgcttttcttttctttagaaAAATACTTTATTGCTCAACAACTATGTAGAAATCTTACAAAGAAGCTTATAATATAATCCCTTTTCAGTACGTGAAAGAGACTCCTTGCGAAAACAGAAACGTAATGACCAATAGAAGCACATACAAACGAACAAATTGATGGACGAACGATGATCACCAGTAGCATCGTGGACGAAACATGACGTTGTTGTCGTGCGGCTCTCCCGCCTTtaagcagcgacagcggtggtggTAGCAGTCGATGAAACACTCACTTGATCCGGAGACGAGCACGGATGGCGGGCGTCGTCGCCGTGGCTTCTTGGTCGCACGTAGACTCGAAGCCCGTTCTTCATGAAGAGGGTGAGGGACATCTTCTGCTGCACCCGGTGGCCCGGCACGAGCTCCAGGCGGTAGCGGAGCAGCACCGCTGATGCGATGGACTTCATTTGGAGGTCGGCCAGATCCTTCCCCAGGCACGTCCTCGGCCCGCCGTTGAACGCCACGAACTGATATGGGTCCTTGGCCGGCTCGAATCGGTCCCCCTCGGCCGACAGCCACCTCTCTGGACGGAACTCTCTGCAGTCCTTCCCCCATATCGACTCCATTCTCCCCACTGAGTAGATGGAGTAGGTGACGGTCGAACCCGCCGGCACTACGGTCCCGTCCGGCAAGACGTCGTCGGCGACCACGTACTTGGTGTCCTGCGGCACTGACGGGTACAGTCGCAGGGTCTCCTGCAGTGCCGCCTTCAGGTGCACCAGCCGGTCCAGCTCGTCGAATCTCATCGGCTCCGCTAACCACGTGGCTGTGTCCGGCCCGCGCGTATCCGTCAGTACCGCCGTCATCTCGTCCACAAGCTTCTTCTCCACGTCGGGCCGCCGCATTACAGTCCAGAAGAACCAGCTGAGGGCGACGGATGAGGTGTCGCGCCCGGCGAGCAAGAAATTGAGGGCGATACGCTGGAGAACCGAGGACGAGAAGGCGTTGCCGTCGGCGTCGCGCTTCT is from Musa acuminata AAA Group cultivar baxijiao chromosome BXJ1-6, Cavendish_Baxijiao_AAA, whole genome shotgun sequence and encodes:
- the LOC103990197 gene encoding cell division control protein 6 homolog, which encodes MTMNRSPASLGGSPAAKVPGETKTRADSTPSRKRSRSDCASESPIKDQQPAKRRSPRRCNGDREENCIGKHNGSLANGKQLGSPKSPRKRLFGPSNQKPKWNPRDPAQMQAAKQALHLATPPANVVCREVEQKRVIDFCKACIQQSKAGSLYVCGCPGTGKTLSIGKVQEHLLVWSKEEGIQSPDILTINCTSLTSTTEIFSKMLVKFRPTSKIKNFSPLQHLQKIFSQKGQSSGRMMLIVADEMDYLITKDSSVLHDLFMLTTLPFSRCILIGIANAIDLADRFLPKLESLNCKPVVITFRAYSKDQILKILQQRLMVLGCDVFQSAALEFCARKVAAASGDIRRAFDICRSAIEVLEAELRDPTEKKETEIVSFDHMDIAISKSCKSPLVNIIRSLPQHQQVILCSLVRLFRQRKNSTALGEINRSYLDICKSTQIRPIGMTEFADMCRALADQGLLELGNSRKDRSKKIKLKVDVSDITFAFKGIRFFQNCLE